Genomic segment of Cyprinus carpio isolate SPL01 chromosome A13, ASM1834038v1, whole genome shotgun sequence:
tatatacgtatatatatgtatatatatgtatgtatatatatatatatatgtatgtatatgtgtatatgtatgtatgtatatgtgtgtatatatatatatatatatatatatatatatatatatatatatatatatatatatatatatatatatatatatatatatatatatatatatatgtatgtatgtagtatgtatgtatgtatgtaaatatatgtatatatatatatatatatatatatatatatatatatatatagatatatatatatatatatatatatatatatatatatatatatatatatacatatatatatatatatatatatacacacacccacacacgttcaattgtaataatatttcacaatatacctCTGGAATGCAGCCTTTGTTaagcatatgagacttctttcaaaaacattaaaaaatcttacagaccgaATTTTGAAAGGTAGCCCAAAAAGTCTAAGGACACTTGTAAGCCACACTTACCTTCGCTTCAGAAGGAGTtttatttgcaggtgttttgaaacCAAAAAGTGGTTCtttgtcatcatcatcttcatcttcaaacAGCAGAGATACTCTCTGAGATGACTTCTTACTGCaaggacagacaaaaaaaaaaaaaaaaaactttacagcaTAATGATTTATTGTTTCTCTCACTACTTTAGTACATTAACTGATCACAGATCCACACACCTTGACTCATTTGTGGCTGAAaacaaatcatcatcatcaaacagGCCATCCTTTTGTGGTGTTTTGACACTGGGTAGCCTGGAGGGGGCGCTAACACTCGACTTCATTCCGCTGGGCTTCACCTCCGGGCTCTCTTTGCTGGGCTTAGAGCTCATCCACTGATCCTGATATACAGACAAGCAAATGTTGTGCCATGTCATGTGATATCATCGACTGAACAGacagaaatgtcatcaaaataaaatgacaattttgtatAAAGGTTTTGTACAGGAACATATTGTATCGActgtattgtaattgttttactCTGGATTGAACACACAAATACCTCATCATCGCTGAAGAGTGAACTGGATACAGGTTTCTTGGGTTGTAGAGATGTTTTTTTGACCTGAACTGACTTGGGCTTTGGTGTTGATGAAAAAaggtccttaaaaaaaaattcaaaacagacttgttgaaaaccactgcatagCATAAAATATATCTACATTACTATCGCTTTACATTAAGCCTGCTTAACGTCacctcttcttcttcatcatcaaaTATTGAGAGCGGAGCTTTACTGGGTTTGTTCTGAGTTGTAGGCTTTGATTTACTTGTAGTTTCACTTGCGAATAGCTTTAAAACAAGAACCGGAACAGCAAATACATCAATGACAAGTATCAGGAGTCAGCTTGTAATTAAGGTTGAGTGATATAacgaaaacaaatattttgaacatGATCAAgatatgaattttaatatttctcaCACATTAGTTCCCTAAAACATCTGTTATCAATTTGATCAATTTTCtgataattaaatcaattttttgataattaaataaataatgattcacagaaatgaatcaAACCTTTTTTCCCTGCAAAGTACCTTTATCCTAAAAATTAATACTTGTAATTCATGACTGGCTACAAATCTTTAGAAGATTTACTAATATACTATATGAAGTTAAgcaaaattgcatatatataatagtatgtaATCACTGCAATATTCACAgtgttgcttaattttatatcACCAGCGAAATCATTTCAAAAAtacttgaatattaaatatatgggCCATTACTAATTTAAATACACTGGAAAACTGAGAATAGGCTCTCTGTATCATGATTATAAAACAAGTGTCGTACTTGTGAGTCTTCATCATCTGAGAACAGACTCTTGTTATGCGTTTTCTCAGACGCTCCCAGAGCAGGTGAAGATTTGACTGCTTCAGGCGGAGGTGCACTCTGCagaaacaatgcaaaaataataaataacaattaacacAGCAGATATTAATACAACAGAGAGACTGAAATTCTTCTACCTCTTCAGACTTGGCAGACTCTTCACTGGTGGAAGGCCGGCGTTTCTTCAGACCCTCCAGTATATTTTTAGTGCCGGGCCCAAACATTGAAATGGCACCAACAGGAGGCTGCAAGCAAACTCATTCAGTACTGTATACAACCAATTACAATGAACATAATGAAATAATGGTGATTAAAAAGCAGACCTTTTTCTCCGGAGGACGTGTCTCCTCCTCTCCCTCGGCTCTTTGGTCCTGTTGGGAAAGAGCTGAACTGAACATAGTTCcgccttcatcatcatcatcatcctcctcatcagCTTCTCCAAACAGGTCTACAGTCTTCTTTGGCATTTGCTTCACTTGTCCTGATCACAAAGACACACATTTAAGTTTTCCCAAAAAGACAGTCAGTTGTCATACTGCAGTGCAAATGTCAGAGATTTACCAGGGGTGGATTTGTTAGGCGCCTTCCCACTGAAGAAATCGTCCTCGTCCTCTTCATCATCAAACAGCCCACCTCCCACCGAGGCACGTTTTGGAGCTGCCTGCACTTTGGGCTTCACTGGACTCTTGCTGTTTTTGCTCTCTAGTGAACCTGAATCATTTGGTAAGCCAAAAAGTTTGTTTTCTGTGGGTAAGGGGCATGAAAATATCTTACTTGTTAGTTACTACAGAAAACTTTTATGCAAAATAGCGTGCGAGTATGCAAATTTATTGCAGTTCATGCATACCAGGAAAGATGGAGACAGCGCCAGGGggtattttcttaattttaagaGGCTCTACAAAAGCAAATGCAAAAGATACGATTAGTAATTAAATGAGTTATATATGTTAACACATGGTGGGTTTCAGAATGCACAAAGAGAAAAGTGAGTAGAAAATGATTATGAGCAGCCATCAAGtcattataatagaaaaaaaaaaaagatcctgacACAACATTTGTTAAATGgctacttataaaacacataaatacactgattttttttgttgttggtgtttgtttttttagtcagttattattttaatgcccatttaaagaaatacataaataagtaaaaatttaataattataaatagccATTTACAAAATCCATAagtagaaattaaatcattattacatttttctcaGTCAACCAGGAATTATAAATGgctatttacaaaatacataaataaatagaaatacattaaaattcaaattattattattttttttgtgagaagAAAGAGATTGTGGAGTAAAAGCAGGAAATCAGTTGGCTGGAACAATGGATCATATTTAACTACAGTATTGCGCAAATGACAAAATCAGTATAAAAGCTGTAATGTAATGGAAGTACTGTGATGTACATCAATGTGAAATGgattattgaaaaattaaaaaatgttggcCGGGACTTGATTCTATGcatctgaatgtgagcttgcatCCTAAGTTTGAAATATCAAGTAGGACTGGCCTACATCTGACATGACATGGGCAACAGAATAAGAGCTGAGAGGAGTTACCTGTTGCCTGGGTTACAGTCTTTTCCATCGGCTCGGTTTTGGGTGCATCAGAAAACAGATCTCCCTGAGGaacaaatataatgaaatgacTTTTCAAAGATTACTACCATGTCTTTTTCTAGTTGTACTTGTACGCTTTTGTATGATTACGACATTATTATTTACcaacctcatcatcatcatcaaacagGCCTTTGCCTCCACTAAAAAGTCCACCCTTTCCACCAAATGGAGAATATTCCTCATCTTCCATTTTTGGTGGTTTGAACATCTCATCCTGATCATCCTCCACTGtaattacataaacataaaatatatggcATTATTTTACAAGCTACAGTATATCCTACACTGTCCTAAAAGAAATTATGGTACAACTATACCAGAAGCTTCAAAAACTCTAAATAACAGTGCAGttgtttacaataaaattaaaacaataaaacaatttaaaaaaaaaaaaacatttatagtcaTCTGCTGATTCTTACATGTACATTTACTACTatacaaaagtttagggtcagtataattattattatttagaatttattatttctaaaaagaaagaatgcaTCCAATTTGTGCATTAAAGCTTTGctatgacaagaaaaaaattaaatatattaaaatagtaaaataaatagtaaaatgttttcactgtatttttgatcaaataagcataagagacttctttcaaaatccccgaaaaaaaaaaaaaataccgacCCCGTACTTTCGACAATAGTGTGCATTTTGCACAATATGGCAGCATGATCTGATAAGCACATGCTATATGAAGTGAACACACAGTTGCTCATACCCTGAGGTTTTGGCTCTTTCTTTGTTTTACTCTTCTTCTGGGTGACGGATGGGCCTGATGACAACGCTTTAGAACAAACAAGTGCATGCACACAGATGAACTTGAGAAAGAAAACTGACCGGAAGGATGAAAATgtgttaaacaataaaacaattaaatccaTGTGTTGTTTGTGACCATACATGTGCGATCTGCTTCTGGCTTATTTGGAGTCTCTCCCTTGATTCTAGCTGCTAGTTCATCAGCAAAGGATGGCAGACCAGTGTCCTGAAAGACATGGGATGCAGGAAATTCAATGctttttgtttacacattttaatatgaTAATATCTCATAATACTAATTTTCTAAGTATGTCAGAGGTGCTAAGAAAATGCAAAGCTATTAACCTTTCTGAGCTCATCTTCATCCTTATCAGACCCTCCAAATATGTCAGAATCTTCATCTTCGTTCTCTTCATCAGCATCATCATAACAAGCAACAGACGGCTTCTATGGGATGAATAAATGAACCTAAATAAGGCTTTAAAATATTCCAGTTATATAATGTCTAATTAGCTACATCTCAAATGTAAGAAATTAGCCTATTTAAGAAATAAGtataaaacacatatacatatacatatatatatatactatatatatactatataatatatatatatatatatatatatatatatatatatataatatgtatgtatgtatatatgtataatatatatatattatatatatatacatatatatatatatatatatatacacacatacatacatacatacatatatacatatacatatatatatatatatatatatatatatagtcaacatttaacattcagattttttcttaaacttttaatgcagtgtgaatttgtcacccataaataaaacatcataatagCAAAATAGAGTTTTTAAATCTTACTTTCTTAAAGTTGCCATGGACTTCCTCATCCTGGTCAGAGTATTCATCCGACTGTTTTGGAATTTAATCCAAATGGAGGATTATacgtatataaatataatagaaatatatttaattttgaaatgttttaaaaaaaaaatgcattcaataaataaaatattgcatagtTCTTAAAATGTTATTGACGCAATTCATAAAAACGCAAAAGTGCATATCATCATCTCTTACCTCATCGCCTTCTTCAACATCACTCTCAAGCACGCTGTCTCTGTCGCTCCCGATAGACATTTCTATAAAACACACACGAGTTAAAAGCAACTTAAAACAGGAGGAAGAAAATCATAAAGATTATGAATCGGAAATCTCACCATCACTGGATAAATCGCCCAGGCCAACATCATCCTCATCCATAAATGCTTGGGAACCAATCAAGTATGGCAAAGGCCTGTCCACATACAGGTCCTaccaataaaaatacatttaggcaGAAAAAGTGGTGAAGATATTCCCATAGGCATAGCTCAGGTGCCTCTTTCAGTGTgaatttttttgctcattttaacAGCACTAACCCAAAAACCACTAATTACATGTATATAATAACTGTCTGATAATCAAATAAGTGCTTAAAGGAAACATTTACCTTTGCTTCCAAAATGGGCTCGACTTTTTCCAGAGTCTCCTCATCCTCAGAGTCTGAGTTTCCTGCTTTAATGTCCAGCTGTTCAAAAGCAGATTCCAGGACCTTCAGACCATAGTTGACGGCCTCTTGGACTTTGGGAATAAGTTCTGCTTCCTTCTGTTCCCTTGTCTTCTCCTTCACACACAGTATGCATGAAAGGAAAGGAATGCTTGAAACCATTATCAggcattaacattttcattataaCGTACTATATGAAATCACGGGAATGACCCACAGCAGAGAAACATTCCCAATCACTACCTGCTCAGGCTGTTTCTCCATGGTTTCTGGCTTTGGTGCAGAGTCTTCCACCTCTTCGTCATAAACcctctaataaaaaaatacatctgatttcacaataaacagtgtctgtttgtgtttacacctttactttttttcttgtaatttatcaGATCTCACAATCTTCTCAATATGAAGTGagaaaaatgcttaataaagAATTTAAAGCTTTAATCTGAAGGGAGTTACATTAAACatgacatatataaataatataaatatcaaaagcTGATGAACTCTCCACAATATTAAGTGATATAAAGTGAATTCTCATTTAGCTAAAATCGTGAAAAAAATACATACGTTTTCAATGAACTGTGTGTTGGACAGCATGAGAAAGTCGTTAAACACTGTGTGCAGGCGACTGTCTGTGGCTTTAGTGTCCCGGATAAGACTGTCCAACTGTTTCTCAATCTCATGTGTCTTCGACAACATCCTTTGAGA
This window contains:
- the LOC109050238 gene encoding LOW QUALITY PROTEIN: WASH complex subunit 2-like (The sequence of the model RefSeq protein was modified relative to this genomic sequence to represent the inferred CDS: inserted 1 base in 1 codon), translating into MSNFMENGPSNHNGEAEQVWERPWTLEEMQKSSTNWSLAADSGLFLFLQDFSQRMLSKTHEIEKQLDSLIRDTKATDSRLHTVFNDFLMLSNTQFIENRVYDEEVEDSAPKPETMEKQPEQEKTREQKEAELIPKVQEAVNYGLKVLESAFEQLDIKAGNSDSEDEETLEKVEPILEAKDLYVDRPLPYLIGSQAFMDEDDVGLGDLSSDEMSIGSDRDSVLESDVEEGDEQSDEYSDQDEEVHGNFKKKPSVACYDDADEENEDEDSDIFGGSDKDEDELRKDTGLPSFADELAARIKGETPNKPEADRTSLSSGPSVTQKKSKTKKEPKPQVEDDQDEMFKPPKMEDEEYSPFGGKGGLFSGGKGLFDDDDEGDLFSDAPKTEPMEKTVTQATEPLKIKKIPPGAVSIFPENKLFGLPNDSGSLESKNSKSPVKPKVQAAPKRASVGGGLFDDEEDEDDFFSGKAPNKSTPGQVKQMPKKTVDLFGEADEEDDDDDEGGTMFSSALSQQDQRAEGEEETRPPEKKPPVGAISMFGPGTKNILEGLKKRRPSTSEESAKSEESAPPPEAVKSSPALGASEKTHNKSLFSDDEDSQLFASETTSKSKPTTQNKPSKAPLSIFDDEEEEDLFSSTPKPKSVQVKKTSLQPKKPVSSSLFSDDEDQWMSSKPSKESPEVKPSGMKSSVSAPSRLPSVKTPQKDGLFDDDDLFSATNESSKKSSQRVSLLFEDEDDDDKEPLFGFKTPANKTPSEAKVSGAPPQFESTEEENVPNVAKDKTAEEKKSVEKKPVESTPSSDDSTEIKKKPVGAVSLFGGIDVLADRQDTSKKQTNNQEEIADGDELQKEGPPPMESKGTKAKKTALSLFDDEDDDDDFEDMNSDEIIPAPKTSKSTEKNALKDHGPLMKXTGVFQDEELLFSHTQQRDNDPDVDLFGTSPKPAVASQSSVKPVVPTLFRDDDDDDLFTSAKPKAPPKVPEKPSKPKTNEMDKSTLTSSKEPTSLPKSKKTSSRIGDLQASLAVNPASLLPGAVPRIPGAVSVIPGLAPASLPAAAKPLPARDTIPGPRPSSEGGVSFDSPAQVTTLQNANKGRAKGAVRRRPQTRAARHIAAQESEEAVGESTSIQADEAVMAASLSTLNPVSVRPSALTIPVSTPAPAKSPDEAVRPKRFLDPGDDLFDSDDLFATKPVPSSKHKVKTPEEGRKKASKTEATIPSKKDQASSIFDSHEDDLFAKVKPKPVQKAKQMSFLEDDDDDIFGAGSSKSADRKNSKAQASSAKPDVFKDEVKEPPKAQKKPKEVSLDASLFDDDVDIFADLTSTTKPKEKKAKKKLEAKSIFDDDMDDIFSTGTTKPTVKPSSKSKKNQPAQDPISTVETGSNIFDDPLNAFGGN